In Oscillospiraceae bacterium, the following are encoded in one genomic region:
- the ychF gene encoding redox-regulated ATPase YchF yields MKLGIIGLPNVGKSTLFNALTNAGAQAANFPFCTIDPNVGVVPVPDKRLDKLTEMYHPVKTTPAVVEFVDIAGLVRGASKGEGLGNKFLSHIREVDAVVHVVRCFRNDDIVHVEGNTDPRRDVEIINMELIFSDMELLERKLDRARKRFKGDKSAEAEIRLCESLLAYLSDGKCARSMTLDKTEIELLSDTPLLTMKPVIYAANIGEEDIKHAEDGTLCEVNPDYKALHELAINEGSEIIPVCAEIEAELNELEDDERSMFLEDLGLKESGLNRLITAGYRLLGLISFLTAGTPEVRAWTIKRGTLAPGAAGKIHSDFEKGFIRAEVVAYDDLIRVGTMTVAKEQGLVRSEGKEYVMKDGDIVLFRFNV; encoded by the coding sequence ATGAAACTCGGAATAATCGGACTCCCAAACGTAGGGAAAAGCACTCTCTTCAACGCGCTGACAAACGCAGGCGCACAGGCCGCGAATTTTCCGTTCTGCACGATTGATCCTAATGTCGGCGTCGTACCCGTTCCTGATAAAAGGCTTGACAAGTTGACCGAAATGTATCATCCAGTCAAAACAACGCCGGCTGTTGTGGAATTCGTCGACATCGCCGGGCTTGTACGCGGCGCTTCAAAGGGAGAAGGGCTCGGAAACAAATTTCTTTCTCATATCCGTGAGGTTGACGCGGTCGTTCATGTGGTGCGTTGTTTCAGAAATGACGATATTGTTCATGTCGAAGGAAATACAGATCCCAGACGCGACGTGGAAATAATAAATATGGAGCTCATTTTTTCGGATATGGAGCTTTTGGAAAGAAAGCTCGACCGTGCCAGAAAGCGTTTTAAGGGTGATAAAAGTGCCGAAGCTGAAATCAGGCTTTGTGAAAGTCTTTTGGCATATTTGAGCGACGGAAAATGCGCGCGTTCAATGACGCTCGATAAAACCGAAATCGAACTTTTGTCAGACACTCCGCTTCTCACAATGAAGCCGGTTATATATGCCGCAAATATAGGAGAAGAGGATATAAAGCACGCCGAGGACGGCACTCTCTGCGAGGTAAACCCTGATTATAAGGCGCTTCATGAGCTTGCAATTAATGAAGGCTCAGAGATAATTCCGGTTTGCGCAGAGATAGAGGCAGAGCTTAACGAGCTTGAGGACGACGAGCGTTCGATGTTCCTTGAGGATCTTGGGCTTAAGGAATCCGGGCTCAACCGTTTGATTACCGCCGGATATCGCCTGCTTGGGCTGATCAGCTTTCTTACGGCGGGAACTCCGGAGGTCAGAGCATGGACAATAAAGCGTGGAACGCTCGCGCCGGGCGCGGCCGGAAAGATTCACTCCGACTTTGAAAAGGGCTTTATCAGGGCGGAGGTCGTCGCGTATGACGATCTGATCCGCGTCGGCACAATGACCGTCGCAAAGGAACAGGGACTTGTCAGAAGCGAAGGAAAAGAATATGTCATGAAGGACGGAGACATCGTTTTATTCAGATTTAATGTATAA
- a CDS encoding TIGR03905 family TSCPD domain-containing protein has product MRYEYKTNGTCSRLISFNADEDGKITDIKFTGGCDGNLKAISRAMEGKNASEIKNLFKGITCGSKPTSCSDQLSRALDKYMRENAIKCDNGVFFPAEVMLPENADMTKWSVVACDQFTSEPEYWENADRIVGSAPSTLRITLPEIYLDKPGVDEKIASINKSMREYMRQGILKQREPQFILTERTLSNGAVRRGLVGMIDLEKYDYSKGSASAVRATEGTVTERIPPRLRVRKSAILELPHVMLLIDDREKTVIEPLSFPEVKNTFEKLYDFKLMLSGGSVCGYAVSPEYTKKIDSALSALADREAFDEKYNLSGDDNGVLLFAVGDGNHSLATAKAFYERIKSTLSPADAAEHPARYALCEVVNLHDPALEFEPIHRVLFGASPEAVEKALRGYFELSETQSEEQSFAFRADGRETRYFIKNPPSAIAVGSVQSFIDDFIKTSGRRVDYIHGADVARRLADEGGAAAFLLPDTDKNMLFKTVISDGALPRKTFSMGHACDKRYYLEARRIQR; this is encoded by the coding sequence ATGAGATACGAATACAAAACAAACGGAACCTGTTCGCGGCTTATTTCCTTCAATGCCGACGAAGACGGGAAGATCACCGATATAAAATTCACCGGCGGCTGCGACGGCAACCTTAAAGCGATTTCACGCGCGATGGAAGGGAAAAACGCATCGGAAATAAAAAACCTGTTTAAGGGGATCACCTGCGGGAGCAAACCGACAAGTTGCTCCGACCAGCTTTCGCGCGCATTGGACAAGTATATGCGCGAAAACGCCATAAAATGTGATAACGGCGTATTTTTTCCCGCCGAGGTTATGCTGCCGGAAAACGCCGATATGACAAAATGGTCAGTTGTTGCCTGCGACCAGTTTACATCGGAGCCGGAATACTGGGAAAACGCCGACAGGATTGTCGGCTCCGCTCCTTCGACGCTGAGGATCACTCTGCCGGAGATATACCTTGACAAGCCCGGAGTTGACGAGAAAATAGCCTCAATTAACAAGTCGATGCGCGAATATATGAGACAGGGAATTCTCAAGCAAAGAGAGCCGCAGTTTATATTGACGGAACGCACCTTGTCAAACGGCGCTGTCAGGCGCGGACTTGTCGGTATGATCGATTTAGAAAAATACGATTATTCCAAGGGTTCCGCTTCCGCCGTACGAGCCACCGAGGGGACAGTCACGGAACGCATCCCTCCAAGGCTCAGGGTACGCAAGAGCGCGATCCTTGAGCTTCCGCATGTCATGCTGCTCATTGACGACCGCGAGAAAACCGTGATAGAGCCTTTGTCTTTTCCGGAAGTAAAAAATACGTTTGAAAAGCTGTACGATTTCAAGCTCATGCTTTCCGGAGGCAGCGTATGCGGATACGCGGTTTCTCCCGAATACACTAAGAAAATTGATTCCGCCCTCTCGGCTCTTGCTGACAGAGAAGCATTCGATGAAAAATATAATCTTTCCGGTGACGATAACGGCGTGTTGTTGTTCGCTGTCGGGGATGGGAATCACTCGCTTGCCACGGCAAAGGCGTTTTATGAAAGGATAAAATCGACGCTTTCTCCCGCGGATGCCGCCGAGCATCCGGCCAGATATGCGCTTTGCGAGGTCGTGAATCTTCATGATCCCGCGCTCGAATTCGAGCCGATACACCGTGTGCTGTTTGGCGCTTCTCCTGAAGCGGTGGAAAAAGCTCTGCGCGGATATTTCGAGCTTTCCGAAACCCAGTCGGAGGAACAGTCGTTCGCGTTCCGCGCTGACGGCCGTGAAACGAGATATTTTATAAAAAACCCGCCTTCCGCGATCGCGGTGGGCAGTGTTCAGTCTTTTATAGATGATTTTATTAAAACATCCGGCCGAAGAGTGGATTATATTCACGGTGCCGATGTCGCAAGACGCCTCGCCGACGAAGGCGGCGCCGCGGCGTTCTTGCTTCCCGATACGGACAAAAATATGCTGTTTAAAACAGTCATTTCTGACGGCGCGCTGCCCCGAAAGACATTTTCGATGGGTCACGCCTGTGACAAGCGTTATTACCTTGAAGCGCGCCGCATTCAAAGATAA
- the ligA gene encoding NAD-dependent DNA ligase LigA, whose product MDKQDKTKAEAEQEIKSLRESLHRHSYLYYVLDTPEISDYEYDMMFRRLSELETQYPEFSDPLSPTRRVGGAAAEGFKKVSHRFPMKSLKDVFSFDELYAFINDIKSKDQECEFTVEYKIDGLSVCLEYENGRFVRGATRGDGLVGEDVTENLKTVAEIPLIIKNAPPYIAVRGEVYMPISAFEALNTQRELNDEAPFANPRNAAAGSLRLLDPNTVAKRKLSIFVFNLQGMDGELPVSHSKSFEFLKTLGFRVIPDYRVCRGFDEIRSVIERMGNERGKLKFDIDGAVVKVNSLAARARLGELPNVPKWAVAFKYPPEIKLTLLKDIIIQVGRTGVLTPNAVLDPVTLAGTTVSRATLHNADFITEKDIRIGDTVFVRKAGEIIPEILGSDISKRPKNSVKFEFPETCPSCGEKVLRIEGEAAIRCVSASCPSQKIRNIIHFASRDAMNIQGLGEAVAAQLCDEGITDDVSDIYYLSAQRLSSLEGFGEKSAAKLIESAESSKKLCLSRLIYALGIRNVGQKAAYTLAKAFKTLDGLMNATVDQLASQSDIGEITAKAIIDYFSVEKNKKVISRLLQAGVNTEFIPTDKSDSLSGFVFVLTGTLPTLTRDEAGAMITENGGKVSSSVSKKTSYVVAGVDAGSKLSKARELGVKVIDEDGLKALIGY is encoded by the coding sequence ATGGATAAACAGGATAAAACAAAAGCAGAAGCGGAGCAGGAAATAAAGTCTCTGCGCGAATCGCTGCACAGGCATTCATACCTATATTATGTACTGGATACGCCCGAAATAAGCGATTACGAGTATGATATGATGTTCCGGAGGCTTTCAGAGCTTGAAACGCAGTATCCGGAGTTTTCCGATCCGCTTTCGCCGACAAGGCGCGTCGGCGGAGCGGCCGCGGAGGGCTTTAAAAAAGTCTCGCACCGCTTCCCTATGAAAAGCCTTAAAGACGTTTTCAGCTTTGACGAGCTTTATGCTTTTATCAACGATATAAAATCAAAGGATCAGGAATGCGAATTTACGGTCGAGTATAAAATCGACGGTCTCTCAGTATGTCTAGAATACGAAAACGGACGTTTTGTCCGCGGCGCGACAAGAGGCGACGGCTTGGTAGGCGAGGATGTCACCGAAAATCTAAAAACAGTCGCGGAAATCCCGTTGATAATAAAAAACGCTCCGCCGTATATCGCCGTAAGAGGCGAGGTATATATGCCAATATCCGCGTTTGAAGCATTAAACACGCAAAGAGAGCTGAACGATGAGGCGCCCTTCGCGAATCCACGCAACGCCGCCGCCGGTTCTCTGAGACTTCTCGACCCGAATACCGTCGCGAAGCGTAAGCTGTCGATATTTGTATTCAACTTGCAGGGTATGGACGGAGAATTACCCGTTTCTCACAGCAAATCTTTCGAATTTCTGAAAACCTTAGGGTTCAGAGTCATACCGGATTACCGTGTGTGCCGCGGCTTTGACGAGATACGCTCAGTGATCGAACGGATGGGAAACGAGCGCGGAAAGCTTAAATTCGATATAGACGGAGCGGTCGTGAAGGTAAATTCCCTTGCCGCACGCGCAAGGCTCGGTGAGCTGCCGAACGTGCCGAAATGGGCGGTCGCTTTCAAATATCCGCCTGAAATCAAGCTTACACTGTTAAAGGACATTATAATACAGGTCGGACGCACCGGCGTGCTCACTCCGAACGCCGTCCTGGATCCGGTAACACTGGCAGGCACGACCGTAAGCCGCGCAACGCTGCATAACGCCGACTTTATAACCGAAAAGGATATCAGGATCGGCGACACCGTATTCGTGAGAAAAGCCGGAGAGATCATTCCCGAAATTCTCGGCTCAGATATTTCAAAGCGTCCGAAGAATTCAGTAAAATTTGAATTTCCCGAAACCTGTCCTTCATGCGGTGAAAAAGTCCTTCGTATAGAGGGTGAGGCGGCGATAAGATGCGTAAGCGCCTCATGTCCATCTCAAAAAATCAGAAACATAATTCACTTTGCTTCACGTGACGCAATGAACATCCAGGGTCTCGGAGAAGCGGTCGCGGCGCAGCTGTGCGACGAAGGCATCACCGATGATGTCTCCGATATATATTATCTTTCCGCCCAAAGGCTTTCATCACTCGAGGGCTTCGGTGAAAAATCGGCGGCGAAGCTGATCGAATCGGCGGAAAGCTCAAAAAAGCTGTGCCTGTCAAGGCTTATTTACGCGCTTGGCATACGAAATGTAGGACAAAAGGCCGCGTATACTCTCGCAAAAGCATTCAAAACTCTGGATGGACTTATGAACGCGACCGTAGATCAGCTTGCGTCCCAAAGCGATATCGGAGAGATCACCGCCAAAGCAATCATCGATTATTTCTCCGTTGAGAAGAATAAAAAAGTCATTTCACGGCTTTTACAGGCCGGTGTAAACACAGAATTTATCCCGACCGATAAATCCGATTCTCTGTCCGGGTTCGTATTTGTTCTTACAGGAACGCTCCCGACCCTGACGAGAGACGAAGCGGGGGCAATGATAACCGAAAACGGCGGGAAGGTATCCTCTTCTGTTTCAAAAAAGACGTCATATGTAGTTGCCGGAGTAGACGCGGGCAGCAAGCTCTCAAAGGCGCGTGAGCTAGGCGTCAAAGTAATCGACGAGGACGGTCTGAAAGCACTTATTGGATACTGA
- a CDS encoding sigma-70 family RNA polymerase sigma factor, whose amino-acid sequence MLNAGEIYNSDGYVWRISEHVFSKFVSSKKKHQGISIDEMNIPFQDKYFTDEDELLLRLRREISFLTKVRREIVYSYYYENKSIAAISSMMNLPVGTVKWHLNKARNELKEGFIMERKIGKLGLKPIKATGFGHSGNPGTNGGPEFYLGDSLNLNIVYSVYHDPKTRDEIAEELGVTPVFIEDKIGFLEGNGFLIKQPKNRFTTYVKFDPETYFLEEAENILKKQHEIAELLALDYTQSIRKAVADYPDVFIPSENKELFEAAAIFYGVANKCQIPINKDLSKYSIKTTSGGNFIACVNLPSKQIDTDYVSVLQPQDLSACGNMTRYSDKYPVYSWSIDTKYCSRKGHWENNLTSDYEFLYEFMTREISDNSANTDKFKRLRERKYLTDDNKVNIMVVKGKAEDFFEKIPSLDEATKKKFAGYALEAAEMTARNYPPQMRDLIISWHAGGFVSNSVAVMVMDILYNNGTFKALTENEKVTSNLIMFCDRLPNV is encoded by the coding sequence TTGCTTAATGCCGGCGAAATTTATAATTCTGACGGCTATGTATGGCGAATCAGTGAGCATGTGTTTTCAAAATTCGTCTCATCAAAGAAAAAACATCAGGGAATTTCAATTGACGAGATGAATATTCCGTTTCAGGATAAGTACTTTACCGATGAAGATGAACTACTGTTACGACTTCGCCGTGAAATATCTTTCCTGACAAAGGTACGCCGCGAAATTGTCTATTCTTATTATTATGAAAATAAAAGTATCGCTGCCATTTCATCTATGATGAATTTGCCTGTCGGAACGGTAAAGTGGCATCTCAACAAGGCGAGAAACGAATTGAAAGAAGGGTTTATTATGGAAAGAAAAATTGGAAAGCTCGGATTGAAACCAATTAAAGCAACTGGCTTCGGACACAGTGGAAATCCCGGAACAAACGGTGGACCTGAATTCTACTTGGGTGACAGTTTAAATTTGAACATTGTTTACAGCGTTTATCATGACCCCAAAACAAGGGATGAAATAGCTGAGGAACTTGGCGTTACACCTGTTTTTATTGAAGATAAAATTGGCTTTCTAGAAGGCAACGGATTTTTGATAAAACAGCCCAAGAACCGCTTTACAACCTATGTGAAATTTGACCCTGAGACCTATTTTCTTGAAGAAGCGGAAAATATATTGAAAAAGCAGCATGAAATTGCGGAGCTTCTTGCACTGGATTACACTCAATCAATACGAAAAGCTGTTGCCGACTACCCGGATGTGTTTATACCAAGTGAAAATAAAGAATTGTTTGAAGCCGCTGCAATATTTTACGGAGTGGCAAACAAATGTCAAATCCCGATAAATAAGGATTTATCAAAGTATTCAATAAAAACGACTTCCGGTGGGAATTTCATAGCATGTGTAAATTTACCGTCAAAGCAGATTGATACAGACTATGTTTCCGTATTACAGCCTCAGGATCTGAGTGCTTGCGGAAATATGACGCGTTACTCGGACAAATATCCGGTGTATTCATGGTCTATTGACACAAAATACTGTTCAAGAAAAGGTCACTGGGAGAATAATCTAACCTCCGATTATGAATTTTTATATGAGTTTATGACCAGAGAAATTTCTGACAATTCTGCAAACACAGATAAATTTAAGCGGCTGAGGGAACGGAAATACTTGACCGATGACAACAAGGTCAATATCATGGTAGTCAAAGGAAAAGCAGAAGACTTCTTTGAAAAAATACCATCACTTGACGAAGCTACTAAAAAGAAATTTGCCGGATATGCACTTGAAGCTGCCGAGATGACCGCCAGAAATTATCCGCCGCAAATGAGAGATCTGATTATCAGTTGGCATGCGGGAGGATTCGTAAGTAATTCCGTGGCTGTAATGGTAATGGATATTCTCTATAACAATGGTACATTTAAAGCGCTTACTGAGAATGAAAAAGTAACCTCAAACCTGATTATGTTCTGCGATAGACTTCCGAATGTATAA
- the sppA gene encoding signal peptide peptidase SppA has protein sequence MNQNPYPPYNPAPPKKNHTALVVTLIIVGVIVLALIFVGAMSAFASALSGAITSNSGYKMQNTPMYPNVAVIWISGTISAASDGSYDQNWLISTINSLINDTSNEALCISMNTPGGAIYQTDEVYLTLLKYKETGRPIYVYMNELCASGGYYISCAADEIYANRNTLTGSIGVVMNQVFDVTALCEKLGIKVTTIYSGANKTLGGNFSEFTEEQQAIMQSLCDEAYGQFVGIVSTGRKMSDNDVRALADGRVYSAAQAEKNGLIDGIKTYDEFMDYVSEKVGGENGIPFVDYYYVHEFSFRDIFNYVKTGSVGESTQLAMLKQLVSMNFSRPSYYCNVMD, from the coding sequence ATGAATCAGAATCCGTATCCGCCGTATAATCCGGCTCCCCCGAAGAAGAACCATACAGCACTCGTTGTGACGCTTATCATCGTTGGAGTTATTGTTCTCGCTCTGATTTTTGTCGGTGCTATGTCCGCCTTCGCCTCCGCTTTGTCGGGTGCGATAACGTCAAATTCAGGATACAAGATGCAGAACACTCCGATGTATCCAAATGTGGCTGTCATATGGATATCCGGAACAATCAGTGCCGCTTCCGACGGCAGTTATGATCAGAACTGGCTGATTTCGACAATAAACAGCCTTATAAACGACACCTCAAACGAGGCTCTGTGTATTTCGATGAACACGCCCGGCGGCGCGATATATCAGACTGACGAGGTATATCTGACACTTTTGAAATATAAGGAAACAGGCCGTCCGATATATGTATATATGAACGAGCTTTGCGCGTCAGGCGGATATTATATTTCTTGTGCCGCCGATGAAATTTACGCCAACCGGAACACGCTGACAGGTTCAATCGGCGTCGTCATGAATCAGGTTTTTGACGTTACGGCGCTCTGTGAGAAGCTTGGCATCAAGGTCACGACCATTTATTCCGGCGCCAATAAGACGCTGGGCGGTAATTTTTCTGAATTTACAGAGGAACAGCAGGCGATAATGCAGTCTCTTTGCGACGAAGCATACGGCCAATTTGTCGGGATTGTATCAACGGGAAGGAAAATGTCGGATAATGATGTCCGCGCGCTTGCTGACGGCCGTGTTTACAGCGCGGCTCAAGCTGAGAAAAACGGTCTTATCGACGGTATAAAGACATATGATGAATTCATGGATTATGTATCCGAAAAAGTCGGCGGAGAAAACGGAATTCCGTTTGTCGATTATTACTATGTGCATGAGTTTTCATTTCGTGATATTTTTAATTATGTAAAAACAGGCTCTGTCGGCGAATCGACTCAGCTTGCCATGCTCAAGCAGCTTGTAAGCATGAATTTTTCGCGCCCGAGCTACTACTGCAACGTAATGGACTGA
- the mgtE gene encoding magnesium transporter: MSEKWTELIDLLNEKRFVELKERLNESNEVDIADFFSELPLDQATKLFRMLKKDKATDVFACLDVDKQQHIISAATDKELVDLISDLFVDDIVDMMEELPATVVRRILETATSETRKTINQYLNYPENSAGSIMTAELMNLKHSFTVREAFARIREKCSEKEDVYTCFVTDENRVLQGVVTVKQMLMARDDDLIGDIMTENFVSAVTTDDREHVVELIKKYGLLSLPVVDKESRLVGIITVDDAVDILTQEATEDITLMAAVSPSEKPYLKSGVVFLARNRIVWLLVLMLSSTLTGIILSNYEAAFAAVPLLVTFIPMLTDTGGNAGSQSSALIIRGLALGEIKMSDFFAVVWKEARVSLLVGVALSTVNYFRILIMYPDKAPVAFVVALSLLATVIIAKVIGGILPLFAKLIRTDPAIMAAPLITTIVDALSLVIYFGIASSLLKI, translated from the coding sequence ATGAGTGAGAAGTGGACAGAACTTATTGATCTGTTGAATGAAAAGCGTTTTGTTGAACTGAAGGAACGTCTTAATGAAAGCAACGAGGTCGACATAGCGGATTTTTTCTCGGAGCTTCCGCTGGATCAGGCGACAAAGCTTTTCAGAATGCTGAAAAAGGACAAGGCTACAGACGTTTTCGCTTGTCTTGATGTCGATAAGCAGCAGCATATTATTTCTGCCGCGACAGACAAAGAGCTTGTCGATCTTATCAGCGATCTTTTTGTCGACGACATAGTCGATATGATGGAGGAGCTGCCCGCGACGGTGGTGCGCCGTATACTTGAGACGGCGACATCCGAAACACGTAAAACAATAAATCAATACTTGAATTATCCGGAAAACTCTGCCGGAAGCATTATGACGGCGGAGCTTATGAACTTAAAGCATAGCTTTACCGTAAGGGAAGCGTTTGCCCGTATTCGTGAGAAATGCAGTGAAAAGGAAGATGTTTACACCTGCTTTGTAACCGATGAAAACCGCGTGCTTCAAGGCGTAGTTACCGTCAAGCAGATGCTTATGGCTCGCGACGACGATCTGATCGGCGATATAATGACGGAGAATTTCGTTTCTGCCGTCACGACCGACGACCGCGAACACGTTGTCGAGCTGATCAAAAAATACGGGTTGCTCTCTTTGCCTGTCGTGGACAAGGAAAGCCGGCTTGTCGGAATAATCACGGTCGATGACGCCGTCGACATCCTTACACAAGAGGCAACAGAGGATATCACGCTCATGGCGGCCGTGTCTCCCTCGGAAAAGCCATATTTGAAATCGGGCGTCGTGTTTCTCGCCAGAAACCGAATTGTCTGGCTTCTCGTGCTTATGCTGTCAAGCACGCTGACGGGAATTATCCTGTCAAATTATGAGGCGGCTTTTGCCGCAGTGCCGCTGTTGGTCACATTTATACCGATGCTTACCGATACCGGCGGAAACGCCGGAAGCCAGAGCTCCGCATTGATTATCCGCGGTCTTGCGCTCGGTGAAATTAAGATGTCAGATTTCTTTGCGGTCGTGTGGAAGGAAGCCCGGGTAAGCCTGCTTGTCGGAGTTGCCCTGAGCACGGTCAACTATTTTAGAATTTTGATCATGTACCCTGATAAAGCTCCGGTTGCGTTCGTTGTCGCTCTCAGCCTTTTGGCTACGGTAATTATCGCGAAGGTCATCGGAGGAATCCTGCCGCTCTTCGCGAAGCTTATCAGGACCGATCCCGCAATTATGGCCGCGCCGCTTATTACAACGATCGTCGACGCGCTTTCGCTTGTGATCTATTTCGGCATAGCAAGCTCGTTGCTGAAGATTTGA